GGACAGCAACGCCGCCCGGCTCCTCACCTCCCTCCGTGAGGAGGACATCCTGGGCTACCCTGACAACTACGTCATGTCGAAGCTCCGCCACCCCATGGACTTCGTTTCGGGCATCCTGAAGGAACGGGGCTGGGACAGGCGTCACATCGGCGTGGAAATGGAAGGGTACTACTTCACGGCCGAGGGGTTCCGGGTCCTCGAGAGAAACCTCCCCGGCGCGGTAGTAAAAGACGGCACCCTGGTGGTGAACCTAGTGCGGAGGATCAAGTCGGAAGCGGAGATCGACCATATCCGCCATGCGGCCAGGATAGCGGAAAAGGTGATGAACACAGCCCTGGAGACCATCGCCCCCGGGGTGAGGGAGAACGACGCCGCCGGAGAGATCTACAAGGCCCAGATCAGCGGAACACCGGAATTCGGCGGAGACTACACATCTCTCTGCCCCATCATGCCTTCCGCCGAACGGACATCTTCGGCCCATCTCACCTGGTGCACCGACCGAAGGTACGAAAAAGGGGACATCGTTCTCCTTGAGCTGGCGGGAGCACGTCACCACTATCACTGCCCCATTTCCCGCACCCTGTTCCTTGGCGAACCTCGCCCCGAACTGCAGAAAATAGCCGACGCCGTCATCGGGGGACTGAACGAAACGGTGGCCTTCATCCGTCCCGGCGTCACCGCCGAAGAGGTGGAGGCGAAATGGAGAGAATCCATCGCCGGAACGGGAGTGAACAAGCCCTCGAGGGTGGGCTACTCCTTCGGTCTGAACTACCCGCCCGACTGGGGAGAGCAGACCCTGAGCCTGCGTCCTGCGGACACTACCATCCTCCAGCCCGGGATGTGCATCCACTTCATGCCGGGTATCTGGCTGAAGGAGTTCGGCTTCGAGTGCAGCGAGCCGCTCGTCGTCACCGAAAACGGATGCGAGCTCTTCCTGAACTTCGAGCGTAAGCTTTTTGTGAAATAAAAGGGAGAATGAATAATGAATCGTGGAAAAAACGAACGATGGATATAAAGGACGAAATCCGAAAATCCCATGAGGAGCTTCTCCGTCTGCGACGGGATTTTCACGCCCATCCGGAGCTGGGTTTTCGCGAATTCCGTACCTCCCGCATCGTCGAGGAACACCTCGGGGACTTGGGGCTCGAAGTACGCCGATGTGCCGGAACCGGAGTTGTCGGTGTGTTGCGGGGTAGTGGTCCGGGAAAGACAATCCTTCTACGGTGCGATATGGACGCTCTTCCCATAGAAGAAGCGACGGGTCTGCCGTTCCGTTCGCTCGAACCCGGTGTGATGCACGCATGCGGACACGACGGGCACACTGCCATGCTGATGGTTGCCGCACGTATTCTTGCTGGACATCGCGAAGAGTTTCCTGGAGCAATCGTCTTTCTCTTCCAGCCCAACGAGGAGGAGGCGGGAGCCGAGCGGATGATCGAGGATGGGGCGTTGGAAAATCCCCGCCCGGATGCGGTCTGCGGAGCGCATTTGTGGTCTCTTCTGCCGACCGGAGTGATCGGAGTAAGTTCCGGCCCGCTTATGGCGTCGAGCTACTACTTCAAATTGACGATTTGCGGCAAAGGAGGGCACGGAGGAGCTCCGCACGCTGCCGTTAACCCTATCGACGCGGCATCCCATGTGCTGGAGGCCATAAAGACGTTGCACACGCTGGAGTTTGATTCCCTACGTCCTACCGTGATCTCTGTGTGTACCCTCCACGCCGGTGTCAAGGCGATCGTCGTTCCGGAAACGTTGGAGATGGAAGGATCTATCCGTTGTCTTCACGACGGCGACGAAGAGGTTCGCCGGAGGTTTTCGGAGCTGGTCGAAGGCGTCTGCCGTCTCTACAGATGTACCTGCGACGTGGCGTTTCGCTGTGGCAACACCCTACTGAATAACAATGAAGAGATGTCCGAACTCGCGATGAACGTTGCGG
The DNA window shown above is from Aminivibrio sp. and carries:
- a CDS encoding M20 family metallopeptidase, which gives rise to MNNESWKKRTMDIKDEIRKSHEELLRLRRDFHAHPELGFREFRTSRIVEEHLGDLGLEVRRCAGTGVVGVLRGSGPGKTILLRCDMDALPIEEATGLPFRSLEPGVMHACGHDGHTAMLMVAARILAGHREEFPGAIVFLFQPNEEEAGAERMIEDGALENPRPDAVCGAHLWSLLPTGVIGVSSGPLMASSYYFKLTICGKGGHGGAPHAAVNPIDAASHVLEAIKTLHTLEFDSLRPTVISVCTLHAGVKAIVVPETLEMEGSIRCLHDGDEEVRRRFSELVEGVCRLYRCTCDVAFRCGNTLLNNNEEMSELAMNVAEKVVGSGNVRTRDLSVMLGDDFAEFSSRIPGVFYFIGTGNESKGTNIAHHHPRFDIDEDSLPLGVEMHVRLALEYLNEAICNS
- a CDS encoding M24 family metallopeptidase, coding for MAVFSAQEYGERLRKTKERMHEHGVEVLIVSHPANMNYLTGFDGWSFYVHQGLIVALDHDEPLWFGREQDSNAARLLTSLREEDILGYPDNYVMSKLRHPMDFVSGILKERGWDRRHIGVEMEGYYFTAEGFRVLERNLPGAVVKDGTLVVNLVRRIKSEAEIDHIRHAARIAEKVMNTALETIAPGVRENDAAGEIYKAQISGTPEFGGDYTSLCPIMPSAERTSSAHLTWCTDRRYEKGDIVLLELAGARHHYHCPISRTLFLGEPRPELQKIADAVIGGLNETVAFIRPGVTAEEVEAKWRESIAGTGVNKPSRVGYSFGLNYPPDWGEQTLSLRPADTTILQPGMCIHFMPGIWLKEFGFECSEPLVVTENGCELFLNFERKLFVK